The Aspergillus nidulans FGSC A4 chromosome VIII genome contains the following window.
GCGCAAATTCGGCGCGGCGATCATAAGTATTGCCTCAGTGTTTCACGAGGAAGAATAGTGAGAGCTTGAGTCATTCCATTTTACTGCTTTTCATTCCTTATACAAGACTGATCTCAGCGCGAAGGCTACTAACATCAAATCTCCAGGAAAAAGAGGTTAGAAAGCCTCAATGAAATCAACTCAAGGCTTCAACAAGCGACACCTCATTCTTTGGAACAAACCTGACCTTGTACTTTTTCGGTATCGCCACCAGGCTCGTCGGGTCAGAGTTTCCCTTCAGAGGATGCCACTCTATCTTCTCCTCAGTAGGCTCAATACGGAAGCTATTCAGAGTACGTATGAAGACAAGGTACAGCTCACGGTTGGCGAGGAGTGAGCCAGCGCACATGCGGTAGCCCATCCCGTAAGTGAACATGGGCGCATCGGGTTGCTCGAACCAGCGCTCTGGTCTGAATTCATCCGGATCACTCCATACTTCGGGGTCTATTATCCAAAGTGTGAGTACAGATATGACGTCTACGGCTTGCGTGATGAATGGGATCAAATTATGGAACAGATAGTGACGTACCCATGTTGCAGGCCCAAGCATTCAGGAAGAATACAGTTCCTTTAGGAATTACCTTACCATCGTAAGTAATATCCCTAATTGACGTGCGCGGCAGGGCCAGACGAAGCACAGTGTAATATCTGTAGTGGCGTCTCAGTTAAGGATACCGACACAAATACGAAGGCAAAGTGAGAGAGAATACTAACCTGAGACACTCACGGACCAGAGCGGCGACATAAGCGCATTTTTGATCGTCTGCAGGGTCACACAGCGGTTGGCCTTCGCTGTACATTTCCTGAATAGCTTTCGctgctttgtcttggatGTCGGGAcgctgagcaagaagagagaTACTCCAAGCCACGAGAGTTGTGACGGTATCAAGACCGCCAGAAAGCATGGTTAAACTAATAGAGGTGAGCTCCTCAGAGTTTAACTTGGCCTCCTTGTCAAGGATTACGTTGGCCTGGATGCAAGGTTTGTGGGTGCCCTTCTCCATTCGATCGTCAAGGTCCCGGTTGAGTGAACTGAGGTACTTGTCACGCCTGTCTctcatctccttcgccttgTGAGAGTTGCTGCTAAACGGGTTGAGACGCAGGATCGGAATATAATCCTGTAGATTACCCGTAGTACTTCTGAATTTGCTGATTTTATCCTCGACTTCGGTGATCTCGTCAAAaagttcttcttcctgggATGCTACACGTACTCCCCAGTTCAGAGTAAGGGCAAGACTCAGGCTGAGACGCTGAATCATAGCCATGGGATCCACTGGTGTCTTCCCACCATTCCCATACTTGAAAAGCTCCGCTACAAACGCTTTGGACTCGACGTCCAGATGATGCACGTAAGACTCGACGGAGGGCCGATTGAGAGCCGATGCTGCGCCCTTTCTGCGCCTCTTCAGCGATTCACTGTAGGGAGAAGTACCAATTGTTGTACCAGCTGTGTTCGAGACAATCTGTAGTAATATGTCAGCAGCCAGTCAAGCATTGAATCGAGAAGAAACTAGCAGGATTATTCTGAACACACTTTATGGAAAGTATAGAACTCAGGCCTGGAGCTTAGAGCCTGTGCGTTTTGCCCGAAAAGGACTTTCGCAGCTGCGGCAGAGTTGACCACTAAGACAGGGATATTTCCTAGCTGGATTTGATAGACGGGTCCATATATCTTGGACCAGATGCGATATTGTTCGGCTGCGTCCTTTCGAATTTGCGCCAGATTACCTATCAAAGGCAGTCCACGAGGCCCTTTGAAGCCGGGAATGCGAGCTGAAGCCCGAATGAACTCATTGATGACGACGTAGAGCAGAGGTACCGCGAAAGCAACTGCAGTCAAGAATTGCAGGGGATGTTCGACGGCTCTGTTGTTGACAAACAACAACGCTTCGGCGATGGCCATACTAGCGCAAGTAGCTTCTGTTGTTTGTACCTGAAATGTCTCGTTTGTATCTGGTGTGGCTCGAAGTTGTTAGATTCCTGAGATTCAATAGTGTAACCTGGGCTCTCATATAGTATGGCAACGTCACATCTAGGATTAGATGACTTCGGCAACCTCCACTTCGAGAGGAACTTTTCCGTCTCACAGAGCGCTATAAGCAAGGTTCAGGCGCTTAGATCCACCCCGCATTTTCTGAACGACCTGGGGTAACAGGGTCAAGCTTTGCAGATGCGTGGTTGTTGATTCGCTACGGCGAGCTCTCGTGTTGGGAGCAACCGAGACCATTCCGCACCCGGAACAATTCCGCCTAACAACACCGGCATAATTCCATATCTCCTGTTTTGGTGTCCCGTGCATCAGACATTTAGAGTCCTTCTTGGAGCCCATCCTCTAACGGCGGATTGTTCATCTTCCATTGTGGAGCTTTCCAGAAGAATTTTGACCGACGAAATGTTGCCCGAGGCAGGTGCTCGCTGTGAGGTAAGTGAGGATTTTTGAAGCAAACAATTCCCCAGACTTGCATTGACGAGAAAAACCACTTCGTCGACTCTGTAGCCCAAGTTAGTGAGAGCGCGGGCAGATTTATAGCATCAATCATGAAGTTAGATTGGCACGGATACGGGATGGACATATCATTACCTATGTACCCAGCCGAAGAACAATGCTCACGTCCGAATCGGATAGACATGACAACTCCCGATCCCGAACCAGTCATTAGGAAGAATGGGTATGTGTGTTTCTGTTTCACTGGAAGCAAGACAACACATGCGCGCTTGTCCTGAGATCACCGTAGGAACTCGGGATGGCAGCCGATGGTTAGAATAAATGCGTCACAGAAGGTCCCACGTTGGAGTCTCCCATTGAAGAATAGGAATATTGATACTCAGCCAGTTGATTATCGGCATCTTGCCGAGTGCATGACCCTGGCTTCGGGAGATGCTCCGTGCCCGTTTATGAAAAGTTGTACTCTTGAGTAAACACAAAGGATCAATAGAAGTCAAACACTGTAAGGCATGAATAATTACTCCGCGGCTGATAACATCATAGCTTCCAAGATTATAGTCAGTGGGTCGAGCCCCAATAAATCAGGTCCAAATGCACGCTTGGCAGATCTTTGCAGTCGCTCAGTCCAGAATCGCCGGTGAGCCTAGGTGAAGACCCTGACGAAGGAAGATACCTCGACACACCTGCCTATTTCAAAAGCTCAGGTTGGTCACGGGATGGACTGTCTCCCGATTCTGACGGGTTCTTTTAATCCCGATCGTCTGGCTGTTCCTGGATGCTGGCCAGCCTGGCCTCTGGAATCTGGCCTCTGGCGCCAAAAAAATCCTTTGCTGGTCACATGGAGGCCCGGTTCTATGCCTGCTGTCTGCCGAGCGGCTTATTGGTGGGACAACCTGGATTTACGCCGCGAAGCCGTCATCGCTCCACTTGCAATTGTGCTCCAATGGTCGCATGTGCTGGACCTGCTAGAACTTGGCAGTCTGAAGGGGGTCAACCGGATACCATTCACGCGGCGCACTGCTGAGGAAACGTCATGACGCAGTATAAGAGAATGGAAGGTTACCCGGTCATTTCCACCATGACGGCCTTTGTCCACGTCCTCATATCCTCCTTGGATTCCTTTTTAGACATCACCTCTCTCtacttctctttctcatcattATACCCTACTCACTCTTATCCCTCTCATTTCCCCCTCTCatttccccttctctttcgTCTATCTTGAACAGCCTCGTTCGTGATAGGTATGGGCAACCCCAACTAAATCCTTCGTCGCATTCTCCCTTCCAATTGCTTGTCTTGCCTCAATTCTTACAGCGAACGTTATCAAGTCTGACTTCTTTCGTTATTATCCAGATTCTCTAGATATTACTTGCGCGCATAAAACATTCTTCGAGATACTGATTGCGCAACCGTTCTCATCGCCTCGGCGACAGTCCAACGTCAGCTGCTAGCAAATACGTTTGAATTGTCGACCTTGATCTCACACATCTTGCAGAATGGCATCTCGTAATACTCGCAGGATACTGCGACCTCTCCTCTACGGTACTGCCGCAGTCACAACCGTGGGTGCAGGTGCCCTCTATTTCTCGATCCGTCCCCGTAACATTCCTGGTCTCGAAGCGCCGGCTGTTCCACCACCCGGTTATCATGAAGGCAAACTTGTGCCTCCCAGCTTTCCTAAAATCAAATCGCGCCTTGAGCAAATCGAGGATCTCAAACGCAGTTCTTCAGGTGACGATGCGGATGTGTATGACCTTCTCGTGATTGGCGGAGGCGCTACAGGGTCAGGAATTGCACTCGATGCGGCGACACGTGGATTAAAGGTAGCAGTGGTCGAAAGAGACGACTTCAGTGCTGGGACAAGTAGCAAGAGTACCAAACTTGTTCATGGCGGCGTGCGTTACCTGGAAAAGGCTGTTTGGGAGTTGGACTACAATCAGTCAGTATACCTGCGTTGTTTCGATGGGTCCGACCAAGACTGACATTCTTGAATTGTATTTCAGGTATAAACT
Protein-coding sequences here:
- a CDS encoding protein phacB (transcript_id=CADANIAT00001208), which translates into the protein MAIAEALLFVNNRAVEHPLQFLTAVAFAVPLLYVVINEFIRASARIPGFKGPRGLPLIGNLAQIRKDAAEQYRIWSKIYGPVYQIQLGNIPVLVVNSAAAAKVLFGQNAQALSSRPEFYTFHKIVSNTAGTTIGTSPYSESLKRRRKGAASALNRPSVESYVHHLDVESKAFVAELFKYGNGGKTPVDPMAMIQRLSLSLALTLNWGVRVASQEEELFDEITEVEDKISKFRSTTGNLQDYIPILRLNPFSSNSHKAKEMRDRRDKYLSSLNRDLDDRMEKGTHKPCIQANVILDKEAKLNSEELTSISLTMLSGGLDTVTTLVAWSISLLAQRPDIQDKAAKAIQEMYSEGQPLCDPADDQKCAYVAALVRECLRYYTVLRLALPRTSIRDITYDGKVIPKGTVFFLNAWACNMDPEVWSDPDEFRPERWFEQPDAPMFTYGMGYRMCAGSLLANRELYLVFIRTLNSFRIEPTEEKIEWHPLKGNSDPTSLVAIPKKYKVRFDLISELIREYDTR